The following is a genomic window from Bacillus sp. 2205SS5-2.
TTTAGCCAAATCCGTACGTTCAAGATCGCTTTTTGCTTTTACACTATCCTTATAGGCTTCGACTGCTTCTTTTTGCTCAGTAATTGTGATGGAGTCTACAAATGGATGTTCTGGTGCCAATACTGCATAGGTTGCACCAAAAATGGTATCTGGTCGTGTCGTAAAGACTGCGAAAGATTCATCATGATTAGCAATGCTAAAAGTCACTTCTCCGCCTTCTGAACGACCAATCCAGTTTCGCTGCATATCTTTGATGCTCTCTGGCCAATCAACTTCATTTAGGTCTTCTAAAAGTCGATCAGCATACGCGGTGATTCTTAGAATCCATTGACGCATTGGACGACGTTCAACGGGGTGATCACCACGCTCACTTTTTCCGTCTTTAATTTCTTCATTTGCCAAAACGGTCCCAAGTGCCGGACACCAATTCACAGGAATCTCATCGACATATGCCAGCCCTTTTTCATAAAGCTTTGTGAAAATCCATTGTGTCCATTTATAATAAGTTGGATCTGTTGTATTCACTTCACGGTCCCAATCATAAGAAAATCCTAATTCTTTAATTTGACGGGTAAAGTTCTCTACATTTAATTTAGTGAATTCTGCTGGATCATTTCCTGTGTCAAGTGCGTATTGCTCAGCTGGAAGTCCAAACGCATCCCACCCCATTGGATGAAGAACATTATATCCTTGCATGCGTTTGACACGAGCCAAAATATCGGTAGCTGTAAAGCCTTCAGGATGCCCGACGTGTAGTCCTGCACCAGATGGATAGGGAAACATGTCTAGGGCATAAAAATTCGGCTTCCCTTCTTCTTCACCAGTTTTAAATGTTTGATTTTTCTCCCAATATTTTTGCCACTTTTTTTCGATTTCACCATGGTTAAAACTCATTATTTTTCCTCCTATTCTCGAATAAAAAAGTTGTTCATTAGCTCTTTTTTCCAGTGTAAAGAGTCGAAACGGAACGCAGGAAGGTCGATTTAAACCGCAGGATCAGAAAACTCCATCATAATAGAAGTACAAAAACAAAGGCTATTTCCACAAGGGTTGTTGCTTTTCGTACCAATCTATAAACGATGATTTTGCTTTGTTTCGAGGTAGCTTTTCATCTATTTTTGATGGGAATCAATAGAGAAGTAGGGGATTCCATCTATAATTTGACGAAACAGCCACAATGTATACGAAAAGAGCCAAAACAAAAAACTCCCGTCCCTTATACAAGGGACGAGAGGTAAAGTCATTCTCCCGCGGTACCACCCAAATTAGTGCAAAAATGCACTCGGCTCACGAATCCGTAACGAGGACAAACGGTAAACACTACTTTATTTCATGTTTACAACTCCAAGGCGAGTTCATGATCCTTTCGGTTGACTTGCACCATCCGTCAACTCTCTAATGCGAAAGTTCCTCATTACTGCTCCTTATCAACGTTGAGCTATTGTTTGTTTCTTATTGTATGAGATTATGACTTCCGTTGCAAGTGTCATTCTCTTTTTTTTTGCTGGCTCTTGTTACAATTGAATGGAATCCTTAATGGAATCGACCATTTAGACAGTGAATCCTACCAGAAAAAGCTGAAAAAATGTTACAAACTCTCTCTTTTTAATTGTTTATATACAGCAGCGAAACAGAAACACTAACGGACACTTTTCATCTTTCAACATCATATAGATAAAGACTCGTTTAAACACGCGATAAGGTTAGACTTTCTTCCCTTTTTAAGAGTCGGTCATGAAAAGTGGTTAACACGATGGCCATCGCTAATAGTCCAATTAAAGCAAAGAATAATATCGACATTCCATAGAGGTCGACCATGACACCACCTAAAAGTGGACCGATCATTCTTCCACCTGTTGCTGTTGAGTTCACAATCCCTTGATAAAAGCCTTCTCTTCCTTTCGGTGCTAGCTGATTTGCTATTGTTGGTACAGCTGGCCACACCAGCATTTCACCTATAGTAATAATCACCATTGCTGCCACAAATCCTTTAAAGGCACTCGCGTTTCCAGCCACCACAAAGGACACTATGAAGATTGATATACCTAAAATAATTTGTCCCTTTAAATTTTGATCGAACTTCTTTATCAGTGGGCGAATAAGCGGTTGGCCAAACACGATCAGCGTCCCATTTATTGTCCAAAGTAAACTATATTGTTTCAGGGAAATGTTAATATCCTGTGTATAAGTGGCAATAGTCGTTTGCCACTGAACATAACCGACCCAGCATAATAAATAGGCCCCACAGACTAAGATTAACGCAGTAAATTTTGCTTTATTGATTACTTTTTTCTTTTCTTTCAGGACATTTGTTTGTTGAGAAGCCCCGACACCTATGTTCCGGTAGCCAAAGAAAGCAATACTGAAAAATAAAACATACATCCCTAAATTAGCCAAAAAGATATAATCAAAGGAATAACCTGCTACAAATCCGCCTAGGGCAGCTCCTATAGCAACTCCGGCATTTTGAGCGACATATATTGCATTAAAGGCTTTTCGACCACCTTCCTTCCAAACTGATCCTGCCATCGCATAAATAGATGGAAAGACAATTCCTGAGCCAAATCCTATCCACATTAAAAAGAAAACATAATATGGCCATTCATGCCAGAAATTAAGTCCCACTAAGGAAATTAACGTAATTCCGATTCCAGTCATGATGGATCGAAAACCACCGATTTTATCAAATAAACTCCCACCTATTAAATTACCTAGCACACTTGCACCAGCATTCATCATAAGTACCAAGCCAGCCATTGCTAGGGATTTCCCTAAATAGTCGTGGATATAAATTGTATTCAAAGGCCATAAAAAAGAGGCCCCCGTGACATTAACCATCATTCCCATCACAAGTAGCCATAATGCTCTCGGCATAAAAAGAACCCCGCCCTTCTGTATTTTATTTCGATAACAGAAGTATTTTAAAGTGTTTTGGAGGGATATGCAACAAAAAAGTAGAGAGCAGGAATTCCCTGCTCTCCTCTAATCTGATTTTTCACAATGTTGTTTGGATATAACAGCTTGACTCTGTTTCTTTTCGTACTTTTGCTTGGAAGCTTTTACCGGATTATACTCGGCACCGAATTCTGTTTCTAAATTCCGACTGGTATCTCGTGTTTTCTGTTCTGGGTTATTTTGCTTCGATCGGGGTTGTACCATCTTACTCCTCCTTCTAGTGATCGTGATTTAATAAGATCATTTCATTTTGTAGTTGTTGTACCTGAAGACGCATCCGATGCAATTGCTCTTGTTGTTGATGGTTCGCACTAGCGTTAATCCTTTCTAACTCAATCGATGCACTCTCCAATCCTTGAAGCGCATGGCTGTATTCCTCATCATGATAATGGGCTTGTTTTGCACCAGTTGTGTATTGCTCTTGAGCACACCGAATGGCATCTGCACATTGATGCAAACAAGCCTCAACCGATTCTCTTGTTGCCATAGTCATCCTCCCTTTCCTCGCTAGAATACAAAAGCACTAGCTCACATCTCAACATTAGTGAAATAAATTTTCACTAATGATGTTTCACTAATAGTGTAACCACTAGTCTTCGCTTCATTAGTGGTAAAAGTCGGTTATTCATCATCAAGATTGGCTCAAATTTGTCCTTCGTGGTAAAATTCCACATATGTGTAGGCTATTCTGACAAATATTATTACTTTTCATAGCAGGAAAAACATTGTTAAAAAGGGGTATTTAAGTAATTTATTTGCGTGTTTTCAGATGGATCATTGGAAAAACGGAAGATGAAATTGGCTATTATGTTCAATCGAAACAAGAGATATGAAGAGAGCCTTTAATAAATATGAAAAAAAGATACAAGGATGAATGTTTTATCAACTTCAATTTAGATTACGTTTTTAATAGGAATTAATGTAAAAAATTGTAAAGGAAGTGGCTGGTTTGCATCAGACAAACCCATTTATTTACGCTACAGATGACAAACGATATCATACATGGAATTATCATTTACGGAATGAGTTTGGGCATAAGGTGTTTAAAATCGCTTTAGATGGAGGCTTTGATTGTCCCAACCGTGATGGCACAGTCGCCCACGGCGGATGCACTTTTTGTTCAGCAGCAGGCTCAGGAGACTTCGCGGGAGATCGTGTCGATCCCCTTTCCGTTCAATTTAACGACATCAGAAGCAAAATGCTCAGCAAGTGGAAAGACGGAAAGTGTATCGCTTATTTTCAGGCGTACACAAATACCCACGCCCCTGTAGACGTACTCCGTGAAAAATTTGAAGAGGTTTTACAACAGGAGGATGTCGTAGGTTTATCCATCGCCACCCGTCCAGATTGTTTACCTGACGATGTTGTGGATTATTTGGCGGAATTAAACCAACGTACGTATTTATGGGTCGAATTAGGCTTACAAACTGTTCATGAACGAACCGCTCTTCTCATTAATCGTGCTCATGATTTAGATTGCTACATCGAAGGCGTGAACAAACTTCGTAAACATGGCATTCGAATTTGCTCTCATATTATTAATGGACTTCCTTTAGAGAGTCCTGAAATGATGATGGAAAGTGCAAAAATCGTAGCCAACCTTGATGTTCAAGGAATAAAGATTCATTTGCTACATCTCTTAAAAGGAACACCGATGGTCAAACAATATGAAAAAGGACTGCTTGAATTCCTTACATTTGAAAACTATGTAAGCTTAGTCTGTGATCAACTAGAAATTCTTCCTCCCGAAATGATTGTGCACCGAATAACGGGGGATGGCCCGATTGACTTAATGGTGGGGCCGATGTGGAGTCTCAATAAATGGGAGGTCCTCAACTCGATCGACGCTGAACTAAAACGAAGAGATAGTTGGCAAGGGAAATTTTATACGCCCGTTGAGGTGACTATCAAATGAAACTAGAAAGAATCCTTCCTTTCGGGCACAACTTACTCGAAAAAGCGGCTGGAAACGGTGATGTAGTCATAGATGCCACGATGGGCAATGGCCATGATACATTATTTTTGGCAAAACTGGTAGGGATTGAGGGACGGGTTTATAGTTTTGATATTCAAGAACAAGCACTGCTGAAAACCAAAGCCTTACTAGAAACAAATGCCCTCTCCCACCACGTTACATTATTCAGAACGGGACATGAAAATATAAAAACCATGATACCAGAAACGGTTGCAGGAAAAGTACGAGCAGCAATCTTTAACCTAGGGTACCTTCCAGGCGGAGACAAAAATGTTGTCACCGGCGAAAAGACCACCATAGCAGCGATTGAAGCCTTGCTTGATCTATTAGCACCTGAGGGAATCATTGTTCTGGTCATTTATCACGGTCATGATGAAGGAAAAATAGAACGAGATGCCCTTTTAGCTTATACCCAAAACATTGATCAACAGAAAGCATATGTGCTTCAATACCAATTTACAAATGTTCAAAACTCCCCGCCATTTATTATTGCGATTGAAAAAAGAAAATAATTTAAACAAGAAAAGGGGAATGGGTCTGAAGAAAACCATATTTCCCTTTATCTTTTTCAAAAGGTTGTTCGCAAAGTTTGTGACTTTTCGTATCAGGTTATCATTTACGAAAAGCGGAAGTGGCTGACCAGGGACGGCAGGCATCTGGCAGAACACGCAGTGAAGCCTGCTTCACGTAGTGGGCTGACATTTGACCTGAGTCCCTAGCCACTGCAGCTAGATCCGTCTATTTTTCATAAAAATCAACAGTGAAATGGAGAATTTAGTCAAAAATTAGATGAAATAACCACAATGTATACGAAAAGAGCCAAATAGAAAAATCATGTAAGGGTCTCTTCAATTAATTTACAACAATTCCTTTGCTAGTAACTCAAAAGAAGTTAATTTATCTTGAAAGTCGTGTGTAATGGTCACAACCATTACTTCATCTGTTTCATACTCTGTTGCGATCCTAAGGAGTTGTTGTTTGACTTTTTGTGGTCCACCTACCACCATCCGCTTACGATTTTCTTCCATTCTCATGCGTTCGTATGGGGAGTAGACATAAGCCACTGCATGTTCAGGGGATGGTGTTCCTTTTGAAACCATTCCTTGTTCAATCATTAAAATAGATAAATCCAAACTCGAAGCGACTCTCTCAGCCTCTTCATCGGTTTCTGCACAAATAACAAAAACCGCAACCATTCCTTTGGGTTCCTTTAGTCTTTCACTTGGTTGGAAACTTGTTTGATAATGGCGCATAAATTGAGGGCCGCCCTCCCCGTTGATAAACTGAGCAAATGTATAAGGTAATCCTTTTTCAGCTGCCAGCATCGCACTTGAAGGACTTGATCCTAACAGCCAAAGCTCAGGTGACGTTGGAATGATAGGGGTGGCTTTTAATCCATAATAAGGATGATCCTTAGGTAAAGAATCGGTCAAGTAATACTGTAATTCTTTAATTTGATTTGGGAATTCTCTTATGTCACTACGGCCTCCATTATTTAACGCCAAGGTGGCTCGTGGCATTCCACCAGGTGCTCTCCCTAAGCCCAGGTCAATTCGACCCGGATTCAATCCCTCTAACACTTTAAAGTTTTCAGCTACTTTATATGCGCTATAATGTGGAAGCATCACACCGCCTGAACCTACTTTAATCCGATATGTTTTAGCCGCCAGATGAGCAATTAACACTTCTGGCGATGAACCACCTAATGTCGTCGTATCATGATGTTCTGACACCCAAAACCGTTGATATCCTAGCTTTTCCACATGCTGAATTAACTCTTCCGTTTGTTTTAAAGCCTCTGTAGCGGTAAGTCCTTCCGCAATCGGCGTTTGATCTAGAACACTTAATTTTAATTCCATAAGGAAACAACTCCTTTAATTTCTGTGTCCCTTATTATAGGCAAATCTACGCTAATTACATAATCATTTGCTTTTAAGGATCAGGTAACATTTGTTTAAATAGCGATTAATCACGGCTCTTTTCGAATACATTGTTGCTTTTTCATCTAATTTTTGATTAAACTTTCCATTTCACTATTGTATTCCATCAAAAATAGACAAAATGATGTCCGAAACAAAGCTATATATCAGATAATGAACTGAGCTGAATAGCGACAAACTTTGAGAAAAACAGTCTGAATTAAAGATCAAGCATACTACAGAACTTTTTATTATTGCAGTTGGTGAGATTTCAAAGGTTCCTTCGAAATTGGCTATAAAAAACAAAAAACAACCGCTCGAAAGCGGTTGTTTCTTATTTTACTTGAATAGCAATACTTTTCCCACTTTTCCATCTGTACTCTCACCTGTAACACGGAATTTCACTCCATAATTTGGAATGTTTCGTCCTGCATCAGGAAGCTCAGTATTTAAGTAGTTATTGCTATCATTAAAGAGAGGGTTCCGTTTTGTATAATTATCTTTCATTGTAGTGCCAAGAAGATCCTTATAGTCTATAAACATTTTATTTGATTTATTCAAGCTAAATGCCGCATCATGCACTTGATAACGACTCGCTCCAAGCGATCCATCACTCCAATATTGAGCTTTTTGATCGGCATCTACTACACCAAGAAATCCATCACCCGGATGGGCTCCAGTCCAATTGTTGTCATAGCTATCATCTACATACCAAACGATTAATCCTTCATTAAATTCCATGATGCTGTTGCCGCGTTTAATATGCGCTAATCCTTCGTCCACGCCGTTATGGGTTCTCCATTCTAATAAGTAGTAGTGATCACTGTATAGCTTACCATCCGTTTTAGTAAAACCATCTAGATCCATCTGAGCTTCTCCCTCAGCATCATCGAATAACACTTCTGATCCATCGATTACTACTTGAACATCATCAACGTATAAGCCGGGTTCGGCTACAAATCCGTCGGTCCAATAGTTGATTCCTACTTGAATTTCTTTTCCAGCATAAGCACTTAGGTCAAAGCTAGCATCCACCCAGCCATTAGAAGATCCTGTAATTCCATGGCCAGGATTTTGGTCAAATTCATTTTCTGTTGTTGTGATATTACCTGGGATCGATACCCATCCACTTCCGTCATTTACCATGACTGAGCCGTAGTCCCAATCCTTTTCGATTTGATACCATGCTTTAAAATTGAGCTCACCATTTGCAGCATTTGTTAGGTCAACATTTGTCTGTAGATAATGGTTTAAATCATTTCCACTTCCACTGTGATATTCAGTGGAACCACTTGCTGGCGTATTAATGATCAGTTCTTTTTGCGGAAGGTTCACACGAAGAGCATCCAGATTTGTTCCCTTTGTAGCTCCTTCATCTAGAAGAACTTCTAAACCTTTACTATCTAAATCAGCGAGGTCCACTTCTCCGGCCTGTAACCAATTCCCACCATGAGCTGTCTGTAAAAACTCCTTCGACCATGCGCTAAATCCAGTCGGTTCTGTTCCCGGAATCTTTCCTGCCCAGCTACCACTTGACATGATCGACCAATAGGAAACGGGCTCGCCTTCTCCAGTATACTGTGTGTCATATTCATCTGGTAAACCTAAGTCATGACCATATTCATGAGCGAAAACCCCAGCTGCTCCATCTGCTGGTTCGATGGTATAATCATATGCAGCCATTTCCCCACCCCAATAGGGCACTGTTGCTTCCGTACCGTCTAAACCATACACATCGCCTAGATTCCAACGATGGGACCAGATGGCATCTTCTCCAAGTTGACCTCCACCCGCTTCTTGTCCAACCGATGAATGAACTACCATTAAATGGTCCACTAATCCATCTGCTTCACGATAGTTTCCATCACCATCTAAATCATACCGGTCCTCTTGGTCATAATCCGATAAATCCACACTTGGATCAGCTGCGGCTGCTTCAAGTGCTTCTCTTACAAGAGAACGAGCATCCGTATCATTGCTTTGGCCCTTTGGTGCGCCATAATATGCTGCCTCATGCTTCGCTTCATACCAGCCGGCTACTTTTCCATTGACGGTATAAGCTCCACCTGATTGTTGTTCATAATATTGCTTCATGGAAATTAATGTTTCACCATTCGGTCCTTCATACCCATTATCTCCGAAGACCATCTCTTGATAATGTTCTTTCATATAATCTCCGTAGTACATATCTGTGTCTTCAGGGTGAATATCATTTGCTTTAAAATCAGGGAATTCTACTAATAACACTAAAACTTCGTCTGATCGTACTTCCCCATCGTAATTTTCTTCAACTAGTCCTGCAGGAGTGTTCTTTTTAGCTTGTCCAAGTTTATTTCCTTTGCCATTGGTAAAAGAATTTCCTTGGAGCTTGTCTTTCATTTGTTCACTTAGTTTTAACTCTTGTTCGTGTAATTCGCCCTCTTCTTGCATTTGCTTCGCGTTCTCAGCTACATTTTTCAAGTAGCTTTTTACGGCAGCCTCTGCTTCCGCTCCAGTCGCGTTTTTGGAAAGCTTACCGCTTTTTTTAAGCATTTCCATTAATCTTTCTTCATTCGCTAGAGCTAAATCTACAGGACCTCCAACCGAGTGACTATGTTCTTTTGCAACAGACTTTGATGCCTGAATCTTTGTCTCTACTAAATTCATGGCATTGGTTGACGCAGGAAGAGTGAAAGCCCCCAATGATAAGGCTGCTACCATCGCCGCGTTCATAATTTTTTTACCTACCAAATTGAATTCCTCCCCTTATATGTAACTTGCTTATTTAGCATAGTGTATTATTTCGGAATAATCACTATTTTCAATCAATTTCAGTTATATAGGCCTATACTTTTGTTAAAACCACCGATAAAGCAGCTGATTGCTGAGGCTTTCTAGCTAATAAGATCATTTCTCATAACAGGGCCAAAAACCACAAAAAAAACGACCCAAGAGTCGTTTTTACTATTTATAAAAGAATTTAATCGTATACATTGTGACTATTTCATCTGATTTTTGATTAAATCGCCCATTTCACTGCTGATTTCCATTAAACATAGACGAAATGATGCCCGAAACAAAACTATATCACCGTTTATAGACTGGTGCGAAAAGCCACAAACTTTGCGAAAACACCCTTATAAAATAATGTTTGACTTGCACCGTAGAGGATTGGCTTCCACAGTTATAATTGAGGCCACTCTGATTCTTACCCTTCATTCCAAACTTCTTCTAGTTGAATACTCAAAATGCATTGGGGTGACAGATTAAGAGTGCCCACCTTAAAGTCGGTTTGCACGCCCTAAAAAGCTATTCTGATACTTTCGATACACCCGACCATTAGCGTAAAAAAAACGAGAAATAAAACCACTTTGTTTAATGATTTTTTTAGCTAATGCATTTACTTCCCTTTGTTGAGTTACTTTTTCATCAGATAAATACACCCCTAGTAATCCTCGATTGATTAATCGGTGAAATTCACGATGAGGAAGATTCTTTGTTTGCTCATCTGCTTGTGAGAGAAAATGCTGAAGTCGTTCAAATAATTGTTGATTATCTTGATAATAGAAGCAAAAATTCAAATCGCCCTCCTCAAGATCTTCTTCTTGATCAATAAAGTAATCTAATAAAATATGTAGCCCTTGAATATAGGGAAAGTACCCATTTCTAACCATTTCGCCATATTCTGATCGAAAGTCCTCTCTTAATGAATAAGAAACTAGGCAAAAAATCCCTAAT
Proteins encoded in this region:
- a CDS encoding class I SAM-dependent methyltransferase, with product MKLERILPFGHNLLEKAAGNGDVVIDATMGNGHDTLFLAKLVGIEGRVYSFDIQEQALLKTKALLETNALSHHVTLFRTGHENIKTMIPETVAGKVRAAIFNLGYLPGGDKNVVTGEKTTIAAIEALLDLLAPEGIIVLVIYHGHDEGKIERDALLAYTQNIDQQKAYVLQYQFTNVQNSPPFIIAIEKRK
- a CDS encoding YtzC family protein, translated to MATRESVEACLHQCADAIRCAQEQYTTGAKQAHYHDEEYSHALQGLESASIELERINASANHQQQEQLHRMRLQVQQLQNEMILLNHDH
- a CDS encoding MDR family MFS transporter, coding for MPRALWLLVMGMMVNVTGASFLWPLNTIYIHDYLGKSLAMAGLVLMMNAGASVLGNLIGGSLFDKIGGFRSIMTGIGITLISLVGLNFWHEWPYYVFFLMWIGFGSGIVFPSIYAMAGSVWKEGGRKAFNAIYVAQNAGVAIGAALGGFVAGYSFDYIFLANLGMYVLFFSIAFFGYRNIGVGASQQTNVLKEKKKVINKAKFTALILVCGAYLLCWVGYVQWQTTIATYTQDINISLKQYSLLWTINGTLIVFGQPLIRPLIKKFDQNLKGQIILGISIFIVSFVVAGNASAFKGFVAAMVIITIGEMLVWPAVPTIANQLAPKGREGFYQGIVNSTATGGRMIGPLLGGVMVDLYGMSILFFALIGLLAMAIVLTTFHDRLLKREESLTLSRV
- a CDS encoding TIGR01212 family radical SAM protein (This family includes YhcC from E. coli K-12, an uncharacterized radical SAM protein.) — protein: MHQTNPFIYATDDKRYHTWNYHLRNEFGHKVFKIALDGGFDCPNRDGTVAHGGCTFCSAAGSGDFAGDRVDPLSVQFNDIRSKMLSKWKDGKCIAYFQAYTNTHAPVDVLREKFEEVLQQEDVVGLSIATRPDCLPDDVVDYLAELNQRTYLWVELGLQTVHERTALLINRAHDLDCYIEGVNKLRKHGIRICSHIINGLPLESPEMMMESAKIVANLDVQGIKIHLLHLLKGTPMVKQYEKGLLEFLTFENYVSLVCDQLEILPPEMIVHRITGDGPIDLMVGPMWSLNKWEVLNSIDAELKRRDSWQGKFYTPVEVTIK
- a CDS encoding LLM class flavin-dependent oxidoreductase codes for the protein MELKLSVLDQTPIAEGLTATEALKQTEELIQHVEKLGYQRFWVSEHHDTTTLGGSSPEVLIAHLAAKTYRIKVGSGGVMLPHYSAYKVAENFKVLEGLNPGRIDLGLGRAPGGMPRATLALNNGGRSDIREFPNQIKELQYYLTDSLPKDHPYYGLKATPIIPTSPELWLLGSSPSSAMLAAEKGLPYTFAQFINGEGGPQFMRHYQTSFQPSERLKEPKGMVAVFVICAETDEEAERVASSLDLSILMIEQGMVSKGTPSPEHAVAYVYSPYERMRMEENRKRMVVGGPQKVKQQLLRIATEYETDEVMVVTITHDFQDKLTSFELLAKELL
- a CDS encoding glycogen biosynthesis protein GlgD produces the protein MVQPRSKQNNPEQKTRDTSRNLETEFGAEYNPVKASKQKYEKKQSQAVISKQHCEKSD
- a CDS encoding immune inhibitor A domain-containing protein, whose translation is MNAAMVAALSLGAFTLPASTNAMNLVETKIQASKSVAKEHSHSVGGPVDLALANEERLMEMLKKSGKLSKNATGAEAEAAVKSYLKNVAENAKQMQEEGELHEQELKLSEQMKDKLQGNSFTNGKGNKLGQAKKNTPAGLVEENYDGEVRSDEVLVLLVEFPDFKANDIHPEDTDMYYGDYMKEHYQEMVFGDNGYEGPNGETLISMKQYYEQQSGGAYTVNGKVAGWYEAKHEAAYYGAPKGQSNDTDARSLVREALEAAAADPSVDLSDYDQEDRYDLDGDGNYREADGLVDHLMVVHSSVGQEAGGGQLGEDAIWSHRWNLGDVYGLDGTEATVPYWGGEMAAYDYTIEPADGAAGVFAHEYGHDLGLPDEYDTQYTGEGEPVSYWSIMSSGSWAGKIPGTEPTGFSAWSKEFLQTAHGGNWLQAGEVDLADLDSKGLEVLLDEGATKGTNLDALRVNLPQKELIINTPASGSTEYHSGSGNDLNHYLQTNVDLTNAANGELNFKAWYQIEKDWDYGSVMVNDGSGWVSIPGNITTTENEFDQNPGHGITGSSNGWVDASFDLSAYAGKEIQVGINYWTDGFVAEPGLYVDDVQVVIDGSEVLFDDAEGEAQMDLDGFTKTDGKLYSDHYYLLEWRTHNGVDEGLAHIKRGNSIMEFNEGLIVWYVDDSYDNNWTGAHPGDGFLGVVDADQKAQYWSDGSLGASRYQVHDAAFSLNKSNKMFIDYKDLLGTTMKDNYTKRNPLFNDSNNYLNTELPDAGRNIPNYGVKFRVTGESTDGKVGKVLLFK